The genomic region CTGGGGGGCAAGTCACTGTTGATCTCATGATATCTGTTAATGTGAAAAGAAACATCTTcctaaaaacattttactttttttttttttgcaaaaatggaTCTTGTCAAACCACAAGAAAGACTTCTCTTTGCAATTTATGTGCAGTAGCAGCAATCAGGAGTACATCAACACTTACTTATGGTGTGGTTTGGAGATGGACACTATGACCTTCTCCTCACGAGAGCCCAGCAGTGATGGCCCCTGTCTCTTCTCACTTACGACATGCAGCTGGTTAGAGCATGCAAGGACCAAAGGGGCAGAAGAGGACAACGATGAAGACAGATCAGGGAGCTCCTGACTCTTACTGCCGCTGCTGCTCTCACTGTTGCAGTCGGTGCTATCTAGATTTGAGTCACTGGTGCCTCCCGGTGCCCCACCCCCTCGAGGTTCTCCATGGATCTTATTTTTGTCAGCTTTCTGCTGCGCCAACGCCACCTGTGGGTCCTGAAGAATTATCGGTTCGGTAGGTGAATCCTTTGTCTTGTTCTTTTTGCGATTGGTGCTTGGTGTGGTGGCCACACTGGCTCGCTTTTTGCCAAATGTGTTAGTGAAGGTTGTGGAGGTGGCGGAGATGCCGATAGTTGTGGTGGTGGTAGCACTTGGGGGCTCAATGGGAACCTCCACTTCTGAAAGGGGAAAAACAACAATGACAAAAGGTTAACAATGCATCAAAATCCAGAACAGAAATGGTTTACAGAAACTTTACAGTTGTTCACTTGAACTGAAGCCGCTAAAACAATCTGTTAGCAACATTACAGAGTGCCAGAATGCCATTTGTTGTTTAAATTGTGACAAAGTCTGACTTTTCTTATTTAGTTAATTTTGTTCCATATCAAAAGTAACAAATCACAAAGCTAACTACAATTATAGGATAGGAAATAAGGTTcagtgaaggttttttttttttttagaaaatagcatattgattataaaaaaaaagcaaactgaAGCTGAAGGTAGGCATTGTCTGTGAAATCTGGTTATAAACAGACAAGGTGTTCCTCACCTTCTGCAGAGTCATCTTTTTGATCCTGCATCTCACAGAAAACCTCTTTCACTTTAGCCTCCTCTTCCTCCAACTTCCTCTTCTGCTCTTCCTTCTTTTTCTTGCGCTTCTCCTTTCTCTTCTCTCGCTTTGCAGCCAGAGCCTGCTTTTTACTTTCTTCACGAGACTATGACATAATTTGAGAAGAACTTAATTCACCATGATACATCATGCTGCATAATTTTGTGACTAATATAAAAATCCTCAGTTAGTTAGCTCAATAATTAGACTAACTGGTCATCTGAAGAAACTAACCTTCTCCAGATCAAGTTCCTTAAGTAGAATGCTGGCGTTCTTGTTCGCCTCAGCCGCCTGCTGATCTTTGGCTTTGACAATGGTCTCCATGCACTGATGACACTTCTTCAGCAGTTCCTGCAGAGATACAATGTAAATTCAAGACTTCTGTCAATCATGCAAATAGTCCTCTATGGGTATATAGGgctgtgttttttgtcttttatacCTTGTCTGCAATAGTTGCAATGTATCTCATGCACTCAATGTCAGATGGGAACTGGTTGACTTCCTTCACCAGGTACTGCACCACTTTTACGTGACCCTAAAAAGGATATATTTCAGGCTGGCATGCTTTACAAAAAATTATCATCCATTATTTTTCTACAAAAGGATAGCATTGACAATTAGTCATAAGCCAAGATGTTCATCAGTCCTATGGACagcattagtgttgtcacggtaccaaaatttcagtattcggtaccgataccagtgaaaatccacggttctcggtaccaatttcggtaccaaagcaaaacacaaaaatatggtaattaaaaaaaaaaaactttttagcactaaaaataaaaccaatgccattctttatacttatttacaattgtgtttaaagtttttctacaagttatataattatgaaaaacagtaaacaagtttcacccaaatttaatttgtcttaatttatgaaatttaaacacatttatttttggtaaataaaggggatttgctattaaaattaaaacatggaagaaatattgtgatttatttctttaaaaaataaagttttataaaaaatttcaacagtagtagcagtatcacatacattttactaaatagtaatatttctagcacaatgcctttatgtaaaaattaacttttaggcctaatgaatgcatatttgtcatttttactgaacttaagactggtggtgatgcttaagatatttttggtcattgagggtttctgtaaaaaaaatagtaatagatcatattaattattattaaaagataatactactactaattctactaccatactaatgtatatacaatgcactatgaattgatgagctgctgggttcatgaatattaaatcACGTTGTCTgagttcggtcaaactgatttgctgaaatcaaaacagggacggtactagatcagcgccagccaatgaaattggcatttgcgcattagctccgcccactaccggagaaaccggtatgtcttctgcttgttcgaaaatgaatatgaataattctaaatgaactccattattttgacaggagaagacaacaaagaatagtttacatatagcgtgtcgattcagcgtggtaagactcttgctctctctctctttgcatgtgtgagaaacagcgctatcagtaaagcaacGGTGAGtcatgcgccttcacaaagagtttacagagcatcaaatacaggtgcgctgtgcgtccattgagatgaactgaaaagttcagatcgcttgatggagagagaactctgaagctcagatgctgaaattaatgcaagcatcatgtgcttcagtctatgtagtaaacaaacccgcacgtctctgccattcattaattcactgcagaacacagattcatatttcaaacaacttttgcggcttaacatttacagatactggtccatatggagatttgatttgattaatttatgctaacttggacaaattccatgactgtccatattaaaatgtaagtttcattttcatgacttgaTTTtaagattccgtcctcgttttctgcttcgcggaaatcatagcactgaaccgggtttgaacgggacctcggtactaccggtacttaaagaaacctggtaccatcacatttaaaaaattttagtaccgacttggtaccgaagtaccgggtcttttgacaacactagacaGCATGACAAACTGCTCACCTTGCGAAATGCTGCCATGAGGGGGGTTATTTTGCGGTTGTCTGCTGCATCCACATCGGCTCCAGCCTGCACCAACAGCTGCACCACATCAAAGTGGCCACCGTTAGCAGCAAGCCACAAAGGGGTGTTCCCCTTCTTATTTCGCACGTCAATGTGAGCCCCTCTACATTAACAGACCAGAAACAGGAGCATGAGATGCTACATTTTGGGTAGAGGACTGAGTGGTACTGTACACTACCAGTGTTACAAAGACATACCTGCTAATGAGAAGCTCACAGAACTTGTAGTGACCCTTGTCTGCAGCAATAGTGAGGGCAGTGTCACGAGAGGAGGGAACTGGAGGGGCATTGACATCCGCCCCTTTATCCAACAGCACACGGCCCACTTCAGCATAACCACCAGACGCAGCCTCCATGAGTGGGGTGAGGCCAGTCTAGTGTAAGGAAAagtcaaattaaaattttaattcatattaaGGTTATAAACAAACATTCTGCAAAAACTTAATGTgctagtttttcattttttaattttcttttggaATTTTATGGCAAAAGAACAACAGAAGAgcatttacaatttttaaatgcatttttacacacattcatgcatttttacacgtattgtgcagccctacacaAGGGCCACACTGCCCAAGTAACAACACGTGGAAAGGTGAGCACAGACCTTAGCGCGGTGTTCCACGTTTGCCTTCCGGTCCAGAAGCAAGCTGACAACTTCTGCTCGGCCTTGGAAGCAGGCCAAGGTCAGCGCTGTGTTACGATTGGTCTCGATCTGTGCATTGATGTCCGAGCCCATGTCTAACAACAGCTTCACTGCAGGCACGTGACCGTTCATAGCTGCCAACATGAGCGGGGAAATGCCTAGCTTACTGCCAGTCCTGAAAGAGATATaagtttatactgtaaaaaaaaacagtcttgaCATAAGTCTTAAGACAACTGATCAAATCAATGGGAACAGATGTACTGACCTAGAGTTGATCTCAGCACCAGCATTCAGAAGGATCTTGATGATGTTGACGTAGCCCCCAGAGGCCGCCAGGCTGAGCGGGGTGTAGTCAGAAACGTTACGGTGCTCCTTATTAGCCCCACGGAGCAACAACAGCTCCACCACCTGCAAAGATGGAGATAAAAGAAATGTACTTCCAAGTCTTTGGTGCATTTTGGATGGTTTAAGAGGCAGAGTTAAAATGTTAGGGGTACCTCTTGTCTACCACCCGAGCAGGCGAGGGACAGAGGGGTGTCTTTGGTCCTCTCAGACTGAGCTTCAATGTCCCCTCCCTTGTCCAGTAGGATCTCCACCACACCCACATGGCCCGCAGTGGCAGCTAGGATTAAGGGAGTGAACCCTGTGTACAGACACATAGAGCGACACTCAACATCTCTATAAATGTACTATGCGGATACAACTTCACGGAATAAATGATGGAGCCTCTTACCCTTCTTGTCTCTGTGCTCGATTTTAGCCCCACGTGCAATGAGCACTGAGACGAGCTCTTCGTGGCCACCAGCACAGGCCAGAGTCAGTGCCGTGTCATGATTGCTCTCAGTCTGAAGGGAAAATAGATACTTAACTTGCTTGAAAACAAATATGAACAAACTGCTTTTCCTCAGCAGTTATTTTGCTGCatgtgtgttaaatgcagagaagATGGTCTTACATGCGCGTCAATGTCCACTGAGGGGTACAGAGGGAGCATGGAGGATGGGGAGACTGTGTTGATGGGGGTCTGTGCGGAGGGCTGAGGGGAGGGCGAAGTTGTAGTGTTTACCACAGGTACTCTGTTGTTTACAGCTGCAAAGATAAGAGTCAGACCAGTgtcattttagtataatttactATTTAAGTACTTCTACATATTTGGAatcgcttttatttttatatttacagttttcatttagtcattttatgTGCAAAAGAGATTTTAGCTAATTGGCTCAATTAGAAGTTTCCTTTCACCTGTACTGCAGAAtttcccataaaaaaaaaaaattgatcatCAGTTATAAATCATTATTTGCTATTGCTAGTCGTTGCTAGATAATTGGGGGAGGGATATTTCTATTCTAGAGAATTTTGAGTAGGAAAATTTGCTTTGATTGGCCATATTTGTACACATATACCCCCATTTGTGCAGAGAGAGAGCCTATACATTTTACACGTGTAGATATACACAACTTTTGGGAGCAAACTAACATAAATATTGTCAATCAGGCATACATTTTGGCATAATGTGTGCTAAAAGCCAAAAGACCGATCTAACTCCCAACGGTAATGCAGTTATTCAATTTCTTATCATTAGTTGACATCCTGAAAGGAAACAAAGACAAAGACAGTCACAGTGAGCTCACCCGCCATGATGTCATCAAGCGTATCTGTGAGCGTCTGTGCGGGCGTGGCGACCATGAGTCCGTCGGGTGCCTGTGCGAGAAGCCCTGGCCCCAACCCCGTCAGCTGCTGACCCAGCAGCACCCTCTGCAGGTCTGGACTGCTGCTTCCCAGGTAGTCTGCGTTACTGAAGTCTGTGGACTGCTGCGGGGTGAGAGGCTGGATGGGAACAAAGCTGGTCTGAAGAGGAGGACTCTGGAGGACCAGGTTCTGAGGCGGAGGTGGTGGTGGTAGTTGTGTTGCCTCTCTGTACAGAATGGTGTCCACCTGTGGCAGCTTGGCACAGTCGATATtttcttcatcatcctcctcctcatcttcgtCATCCTCGTACTCCTCATTGGTAGGGGTGGGCCTGTGGTCCTCCTCTCTGCGATTAACCTCGCACTCATTGTCAGAGCCCAGCTGTGTGGCCCGCAGGGGCAGGGGGATGCCGGGCATTTCCACCCCTGTCGCCTGGCCCAGCTCCTCCTTGAGCCCCTTGGTCTCCATGTATTCTTTGGTGAACTGCTGCTGCGTCTTCAGCTGCAACTGCCGCTCCACCTTCTGCAGCTCCTTCaagatcttcttcttcttctgcacCTGCTCCTCCCGACTCTTCTTTAACTCCTCGATTTTGTCTTTGGTGAGTGGCTCACCCTGGATGAGCTCGAGCGAATGCATCTGGGCCTTCTCAATGGCACTGATGCGCTGGCCCAGCTCGTTGAGCTTGCCCTCCGTCTCCTCGACGATGCATTCCAGAGGCTGGTATGGGTGGAAGGGCGGCAGCAGATCGGCGTCTAGGCCACCTGAGACTACGGAGTTGTTTTGAAGAGAGCTCAGCCTCTGCTTGGACGCACCtaagagaaaaaacaaacaaatgctcAAACCCAAGAACCCCACAATTCATGCATGGGTGCAACTCATCAACAGTGTCTAGTCATTCTGATCAACTGAATGTGTTTCTCTGCTGCCCAAGGCATTTCAATACTCAAAGGTATTACAAGCACGCGATGATGGTTTAAAGTGGGaaagcaaatacatttaaaattacatacattttcaagtGCAGCTGGATTATAATTGTACTTAGTTATATTTTAGGATGTTGCCTATTCTTGCAAGCATTATAGATAGTTTGTTTCTAGTGCAGAACCTTGTTTATCTTAATTTGATgatgtacactcacctaaaggattattaggaacaccatactaatactgtgtttgaccccctttctccTTCAGAACTGCcgtaattctatgtggcattgattcaacaaggtgctgaaagcattctttagaaatgttggcccatattgataggatagcatcttgcagttgatggagatttgtgggatgcacgtccagggcacgaagctcccgttccaccacatcccaaagatgctctattgcattgagatctggtgactgtggggccattttagtacagtgaactcattgtcatgttcaagaaaccactTTGAAattattcgagctttgtgacatggtgcattatcctgctggaagtagccatcagaggatgggtacatggtgttcataaagggatggacatggtcagaaacaatgctcaggtaggccgtggcatttcaacgatgcccaattggcactaaggggcctaaagtgtgccaagaaaacatcccccacaccattacaccaccacccccagcctgcacagtggtaacacaATGGCATGATGGGTCCATGTTCTCATtcggtttacgccaaattctgactctaccatctgaatgtctcaacagaaatcgagactcatcagaccaggcaacatttttccagtcttcaactgtccaattttggtgagcttgtgcaaattgtaacctctttttcctatttgtaatggagatgagtggtatccggtggggtcttctgctgttgtagcccatccgcctcaaggttgtgcatgttgtggcttcacaaatgctttgctgcatacctcggttgtagcGAGTGGTTATTTCAcacaaagttgctcttctatcagcttgaatcagtctgcccattcttctctgacctctagcatcaacaaggcattttcgtccacaggacgaaatggatgtttttcccttttcgcaccattctttgtaaaccctagaaatggttgtgtgtgaaaatcctagtaactgagcagattgtgaaatactcagaccggcccgtctggcaccaatcAACCTCaacacgctcaaaattgcttaaatcacctttttttcccattctgacattcagtttggagttcaggagattgtcttgaccaggaccacacccctaaatgcattgaagcaactgccatgtgattggttgattagataattgcattaatgagaaattgaacagatgttcctaataatcctttaggtgagcgTATATTGAGCAGTGGATgatgttaaatacatttataagatACATATCTTAAGAAAAATGCACTGTTGGTCAGCGCCACTTAGAGTTCAGGCGTGAATTAGGCAAAAACAATTGTTTGGCATTTGGTGTGAAAGCACCGTTCTTCTGCGATTCGGATCGTGCTCAGTGTGGAAAGGCCTTAAGTGAACTCTTCATTTGTGAACTGATAGCAGAGAATTGATGATCCAACATCAGTTCATAAATGCCATGTTCACACTGTCAGTCCAAATCTGATCAGTTTATCAAAGCAGTCAGATTGAAACAGACTTCCAGAAATgtgatttgaataaaataatgaaccacatatgaatatagcttgaaACGGATATGTAAAACCCTTTTTTGCCATTCAACCTTGCTAAATATGATTGGATTCCCATGGGATACGTACACAAATCATATTTGGACTGACAATCTAAACAAGGCTATAGTTATCTTAAGCAACACATCTAGTGGATTTGAATACCTTTACTAGACAAACAAACCTTTGCTTGTAACGGGAGGGGGCGTGGGGATGGTGGAGGGCACTCTGTCTGGCTCCTGGGGGGGCACCACCATAGCCAGGGCTTGGAACGGGACTCGAGGGGCCTGTATGTCAAACAAAATTAACAACCTATTAAGTAAAAGTGCAAACTATTATATTAAACATTCATGTTGCATACATTTTGATCTTTCAAAGCATTTGGTAATTTGCTTTGTAATTTGTAGTGACTTAATTGTGTACGTATCCGCTCACCTGAGAAGTGTCATGAGAGGGGGGTGTGAGCTGGGACAGGTCAGGGGCAGGGACTGACAGAATGTTGTTTGGGTAGTCTAGCAAGTAGGACACCACATTAGTGTGACCACCTTTAGCAGCTTCAATCAGCATCGTGGACCCAtcctgtgagcagaagagaaactCTAATTAACAGAGGACTGACCAGAGCCTGTATGACCATATAACACCCATTCGCATCTGTAGAGTGTAATTCTCAGGGAGGCTGAAATCCTCACCTTCAGTCTGTGGGTGGGGTCAGCACCATGGGCCAACAGCAGCTCTACCACAGCCAGGTGGCCTCCCGCACAAGCCAGAGAAACCACTGTGTGATCGTTGTTGGCTGTTGCTCTATTCACATTAGCACCTGCACACATAAATGtgaaaacatatttcaaaattcaATGCAAAACAACAAATGgggaaaatctcctttaaagttgtccaaatgaagttcttagcaatggatattactaatcaaaaattaaggttttatatatttatggtaggaaatttacaaaatatcctcatggagcatgatctttactcaatatcctaatgatttctggcataaaagaaaaatcgataattttgacctatacaatgttttttggctattgctacaaatgtacCACAGCAACTTAACGTTGGGGTCAGTAAGtacttaatacttttattcagcaagcacacattaaattgatcaagagtgGCAGTAAACAATTTGTAATGTTATGAAAGatttagattttcaaataaatgctgttcttttgaatttataAAATGGATcgatgtttccacaaaaaatattaagcagcacaactgttttcaacacagaCAAGACATTTTGAGTACCACTGTGCTGATAGCAAAGACCCAATTAACAGGTGACAAATTTATTGTTGACaattttcattaacatttattGTCAGTTATATTGTTTGTTGCAGCCTAAGTTTTGAACATGGCAACTTGCCTTTGCTGATAAGAAACTGCACAGTGCACAGGTGTCCTGCTCTGGCTGCTTTCATCAGTGGAGTCCTGCCCCCTTCTGATTCATGTTCCTGACAAACAAAGACACCAGTAAGCTCCAAAAAGGCTTTAATtgcataaaacacaaaataaataaaaaggcaatAAAAGTAAACCGGGATATCCACAAACCAGGTCAGCCCCTGTTTGCAGCAGCACATCGGCCACATCTGTGTGTCCGTTCTCACAGGCGTATGTCAGAGCAGTGTCACCCGTGGCAGTTGTGGCGTGGACATTAGCCCCTGAACAGACACAGAGTAGTGTGTGAACACAGTGTCATAGAAAGGAGTGGTTTCAAGAATAACATCTGACACAAGTCTTCACCTGCAGCCAACAAGTATTTGACCAGCTCCAGATGCCCCTCTTGTGCAGCTTCCATGAGGGGGGTCGAGCAACCCAACTCAATGTCCGCCCCAGCTTTGATGAGGAAATCAGCCACCTCTAGGAAGCCTCCGCAACACGCCAGAGTCAACGCCGTCTCCTGCGTCTCCTCTGTCTGAGCGTTAATATTTGCACCtaaaccaccaaaaaaaaaaaaaacactcatatgAACAATAAATTAACTTACAAAGAAAACTCTGCAGAAATACAAAGCTTGCGGTTATAAAACTTAgacagggctccaaactgcaaCCAAATGGGCGCATTTTGCAACCATTTTTTTCTGCCGGTGCGACTAATTTTTGTGAGCGGTCGCAATGGCACAAACACCGCGTTGCCCAATTCATCAGCTCTGCCATTTATGTTGCATTTGTGAAACATCAAATGGCAAATGAAACTAAACTTAAAAATACATCAAGCCACAATTATAACCAGAAGACAGCAACAGAGGAGCACTTATTGGCTTATTAGTCATTCATTTCTACTTTTCTACTCAATCATAAGTGGGAATGGATAACCTGTTCGTTTTGGCACAAAATAGCAAAATTGGAAATTATTTTGGTTATGATTTCTCAAAACACATCACATCGTGGCTGCTCAATTGCATTTGGCTGTATGATACAATTTGAACTACCTCTGGAAGTGGCTAAAATAGGCCTAAACATTTTTTATACCCCATTCACGTTTAATAAACATTGGCTGCTTGTAATCGGATCAGTAAAAATGCACCTTAACCCCAGGTTTAAACAGGCCCTATAGGTGAAGTCTACAAAACTGAGGTGACCCCAGTACCTTGTGCCAAGAGCAGTGCTACCATCTCTTCATGGCCCTCACGAGCTGCCTCCATCAGTGGAGTGTAGCCCTCATCGTTCACCTCTTCCAGGTTGGCCCCTCTCTCGATCAGAAGCGCTGCCAGCTCCACGTGGCCCCCGCAAGCAGCCAGCGTCAGAGGCGACTCAAATGAGTCAGCAGGCATGTTTACCTGCGCACCGCTATCCAATAGCAGCCGTGCCACCTCCACATGCCCATCCTACACAAAACAACCacgagaaaaaaaatctaaaacaaccTGCACACACATCAGAGGAAGAACCTACAGATGTGTGTACATAGAAAACAGTGTTACCATGCAGGCCTCCATGAGTGCAGTGTGCATCTCATCTGTCTTGTGCTCCTGGTCAGCTCCTGCTTCTAAGAGAAACCGGACCATGTCCAAGTGCCCTAAAGATCAGACAGGATAGAGTTAATATCACCC from Carassius carassius chromosome 47, fCarCar2.1, whole genome shotgun sequence harbors:
- the LOC132130347 gene encoding ankyrin repeat and KH domain-containing protein 1-like isoform X2; the encoded protein is MQDAVAGTAMLTDGFEDEIDSVTPRSPALGMGVGATPGAGLGGLGIGVGGKKVRLFGEAGGPTTDRLDFKLTAAAVLSSGPGSGSDEDEVSEVESFILDQEDLDNPVLKTASELLLSSAADGADLRTVDPETQARLEALLEAAGIGKLSTADGKAFADPEVLRRLTSSVSCALDEAAAALTRMRAENTLNASQADNRSLAEACSDGDVNAVRKLLDEGRSVNEHTEEGESLLCLACSAGYYELAQVLLAMHANVEDRGIKGDITPLMAAASGGYVDIVKLLLVHGADVNAQSSTGNTALTYACAGGFLDVVKVLLKEGANIEDHNENGHTPLMEAASAGHVEVARVLLECGAGINTHSNEFKESALTLACYKGHLDMVRFLLEAGADQEHKTDEMHTALMEACMDGHVEVARLLLDSGAQVNMPADSFESPLTLAACGGHVELAALLIERGANLEEVNDEGYTPLMEAAREGHEEMVALLLAQGANINAQTEETQETALTLACCGGFLEVADFLIKAGADIELGCSTPLMEAAQEGHLELVKYLLAAGANVHATTATGDTALTYACENGHTDVADVLLQTGADLEHESEGGRTPLMKAARAGHLCTVQFLISKGANVNRATANNDHTVVSLACAGGHLAVVELLLAHGADPTHRLKDGSTMLIEAAKGGHTNVVSYLLDYPNNILSVPAPDLSQLTPPSHDTSQAPRVPFQALAMVVPPQEPDRVPSTIPTPPPVTSKGASKQRLSSLQNNSVVSGGLDADLLPPFHPYQPLECIVEETEGKLNELGQRISAIEKAQMHSLELIQGEPLTKDKIEELKKSREEQVQKKKKILKELQKVERQLQLKTQQQFTKEYMETKGLKEELGQATGVEMPGIPLPLRATQLGSDNECEVNRREEDHRPTPTNEEYEDDEDEEEDDEENIDCAKLPQVDTILYREATQLPPPPPPQNLVLQSPPLQTSFVPIQPLTPQQSTDFSNADYLGSSSPDLQRVLLGQQLTGLGPGLLAQAPDGLMVATPAQTLTDTLDDIMAAVNNRVPVVNTTTSPSPQPSAQTPINTVSPSSMLPLYPSVDIDAHTESNHDTALTLACAGGHEELVSVLIARGAKIEHRDKKGFTPLILAATAGHVGVVEILLDKGGDIEAQSERTKDTPLSLACSGGRQEVVELLLLRGANKEHRNVSDYTPLSLAASGGYVNIIKILLNAGAEINSRTGSKLGISPLMLAAMNGHVPAVKLLLDMGSDINAQIETNRNTALTLACFQGRAEVVSLLLDRKANVEHRAKTGLTPLMEAASGGYAEVGRVLLDKGADVNAPPVPSSRDTALTIAADKGHYKFCELLISRGAHIDVRNKKGNTPLWLAANGGHFDVVQLLVQAGADVDAADNRKITPLMAAFRKGHVKVVQYLVKEVNQFPSDIECMRYIATIADKELLKKCHQCMETIVKAKDQQAAEANKNASILLKELDLEKSREESKKQALAAKREKRKEKRKKKKEEQKRKLEEEEAKVKEVFCEMQDQKDDSAEEVEVPIEPPSATTTTTIGISATSTTFTNTFGKKRASVATTPSTNRKKNKTKDSPTEPIILQDPQVALAQQKADKNKIHGEPRGGGAPGGTSDSNLDSTDCNSESSSGSKSQELPDLSSSLSSSAPLVLACSNQLHVVSEKRQGPSLLGSREEKVIVSISKPHHKYHEINSDLPPSSLPPSFKTISLPVTSPNSKMNFTSPKRGQKREEGWKEVVRRSKKLSVPASVVSRIMGRGGCNITAIQDVTGAHIDVDKQKDKNGERMITIRGGTESTRHAVQLINALIQDPAKELEDLIPRNHIRLPGANTRISATYTTSTGATSTTAASSKGLPPVVPSSSVSFQSSTNFTAQQAGKLGKGMAPGVRPPFVSLPPLAYAHPQLALLAAQTMNQIRHPRLPMAQFGGTFSSSPNTWGPFPVRPVSPGSANSSPKHSGNSVPRPASSAPGHTEHPAAFMSSTSTPTAFTTSPTSTAPANNHTPSSVRKQLFSTDPKSGAGVTVASTGNSAPSAQVAPSPISCAPTTPTTPPPPSAPSAPPPQHPPAHKPEPASLSTPVKEKTVTELATPAAVAPSDGPSPSAPLHLTSSPSGPSMLPVQPESRQPLPSHFPSSTEPSSSSSSQPGSSHLITRLPPPTCSSTVTNTSSALPHYSTPNVPGVSPRMQPPAPYYTMTPEQQSVFVPPGASQELLKQQQPPPQPSLVPAGMPPPSHPMSSTMGMINGSQMHLHSGKAQLPPNFGPAAIFNHFSSIFDSNQVGNNQVWGACHLPACTPPEQSYSAPPNAYISGMGQIESVIPPPDGSKAPGYRCSSQRIVSSPIGIHPMDNSMSVSTALPNFTTSISASPVYLPGPAPMGTPSFSRQHFSPHPWSASTSCESPAPSVSSGASSPLCTSTVTPALIQTKPSNSNQQDRKVPPPIGTERLARIRQTGSVNHTMLPTSYTPPVGQGGIWSFGVGSATETMSGWSQPLMGGPVMHHQMQEPSAFSQHQAMERDDTGIVAPSNTYHQALPTNFMDFSKGLPMSMYGGTMIPPHPQMAEGPGGPVYNGLHTSDPAWNPILKVVPNTAENSDPQQVWPGTWAPHVGNVHLNHVN